The following proteins come from a genomic window of Phnomibacter ginsenosidimutans:
- a CDS encoding M1 family metallopeptidase, protein MFRLVICGLLLAATGIAGRAQQTGTTKTTPAIPLAAQPDYQPSAEKTWDLLHTKIDVRFDYAQRRMPGKVWLTLKPHFYPSKTLTLDAKGMFIHKVALVKPTGMQPLQFNYPDSMQLQILLDKTYQPTDKLTVYVEYTARPDEIKVKGSQAITDAKGLYFINADGKDSTKPIQIWTQGETEATSVWCPIIDKTNQKTTQELSMTVPAKYVTLSNGLLVKQVKNTDGTRTDTWKMDLPHSPYLFFMGVGEYSIVKDKYKNLAVDYYVEPKYASVAKGIFGETPAMMAFFSKLLGVEYPWAKYAQIVGQDYVSGAMENTTSTLHGAGAYQNARQLKDGNSWEIVVAHELFHQWFGDLVTAESWSNLTVNESLADYSEYLWMEYKYGKDRALDYNREAMEGYLAQPGNASKHLVRFQYADKEDMFDGVSYQKGGRILNMLRQYLGDSAFFKGLNVYLTNNKFKNAEAHQLRLAMEEVSGKDLNWFFDQWYFGSGHPKVSLHYQFVDSANMLNVIVEQKQKDKLFYFPIDIDVYTNGKAERSSYWIGKHVSDTIRIAYSTKPTWVNVDPQKLMLWEKDNNLDDAMWLAQMQEGKNYLDKVEALESLAPRWKKEAGYDNALQQLLTDRYYGTRKAALKQLKRGNIKATPASLSLIEKMAATETDLPTRAMALDVLSLQCNAAYETAFTKALQDSSYSVAGAALESLARLDANKAIASAKAQEQDAKGRLKAALQIVDYLKKDTAQASTVLADFKKMAFFEKLQAANGMLYYANRLTDVSNFKKAAGSAIEVYKMLRMDFQGWQTNMLSTLRWMIAVRQQALSNNPNNTLLQEQLKYLQDKTGL, encoded by the coding sequence ATGTTCAGACTTGTCATATGCGGCTTGCTGCTTGCAGCAACCGGCATAGCTGGCCGGGCGCAACAAACCGGCACCACCAAAACCACCCCTGCCATACCACTGGCTGCACAGCCCGACTATCAGCCCTCTGCCGAAAAAACCTGGGACCTGCTGCATACCAAAATCGATGTCCGTTTCGACTACGCACAGCGCCGCATGCCCGGCAAAGTATGGCTCACCCTCAAGCCTCACTTTTACCCAAGCAAAACACTTACGTTAGATGCAAAAGGCATGTTCATCCATAAAGTGGCCTTGGTAAAACCTACCGGCATGCAGCCATTGCAGTTCAACTATCCTGATAGCATGCAGTTGCAAATTTTGCTCGACAAAACCTACCAGCCTACCGATAAGCTGACAGTGTATGTAGAATACACTGCCCGCCCCGATGAAATAAAAGTAAAAGGTAGCCAGGCCATTACCGATGCCAAAGGGTTGTACTTCATTAATGCCGATGGCAAAGACAGTACAAAGCCTATTCAAATTTGGACGCAGGGTGAAACGGAAGCGACTAGTGTATGGTGTCCCATCATCGACAAAACCAATCAGAAAACCACGCAGGAACTGAGCATGACCGTGCCAGCCAAATACGTAACGCTGAGCAATGGCTTACTGGTGAAGCAGGTAAAAAATACTGACGGCACCCGTACCGATACCTGGAAAATGGATTTGCCACATTCGCCCTATTTATTCTTCATGGGTGTAGGTGAATACAGCATCGTCAAAGACAAATACAAAAACCTCGCCGTTGATTATTATGTAGAGCCTAAATATGCGTCCGTTGCAAAAGGCATTTTTGGCGAAACACCTGCGATGATGGCGTTTTTCAGCAAACTGCTGGGGGTAGAATATCCCTGGGCTAAGTATGCGCAGATTGTAGGCCAAGACTATGTAAGCGGTGCCATGGAAAATACTACTTCTACCCTGCATGGTGCTGGTGCCTATCAAAATGCACGGCAACTAAAAGATGGCAACAGCTGGGAAATAGTAGTAGCGCATGAATTGTTTCACCAATGGTTTGGCGACTTGGTAACCGCCGAAAGCTGGAGCAACCTCACCGTAAATGAAAGCCTGGCCGACTATAGCGAATACCTGTGGATGGAATACAAATATGGCAAAGACCGGGCCCTCGACTACAACCGTGAAGCCATGGAAGGCTATCTGGCACAACCCGGCAATGCAAGCAAGCATCTGGTGCGATTTCAGTATGCTGATAAAGAAGATATGTTTGATGGAGTAAGCTATCAGAAAGGTGGACGTATTTTAAACATGCTGCGTCAATACCTGGGCGATAGTGCTTTCTTCAAAGGATTGAATGTGTACCTCACAAACAACAAATTTAAAAATGCAGAAGCCCATCAACTACGTTTGGCCATGGAAGAAGTAAGCGGCAAAGACCTCAACTGGTTTTTCGATCAGTGGTATTTTGGCAGCGGTCATCCAAAGGTGAGTTTGCATTATCAGTTCGTTGATTCGGCCAACATGCTCAACGTGATTGTAGAGCAGAAACAAAAAGACAAGCTGTTTTATTTTCCCATAGATATTGATGTATATACAAATGGAAAAGCAGAACGCAGTTCTTATTGGATTGGCAAACATGTAAGCGACACCATTCGGATTGCGTACAGCACAAAGCCAACATGGGTGAATGTAGATCCACAGAAACTCATGCTCTGGGAAAAAGACAACAACCTGGACGATGCTATGTGGCTGGCACAAATGCAAGAGGGTAAAAATTATTTAGACAAAGTAGAAGCATTGGAAAGCCTTGCCCCTCGTTGGAAAAAAGAGGCCGGTTATGACAATGCCTTGCAACAACTGCTAACTGACCGCTACTATGGCACCCGTAAAGCTGCACTGAAACAACTAAAGCGTGGCAACATCAAAGCCACTCCTGCGAGCCTCAGCCTCATTGAAAAAATGGCTGCTACCGAAACAGACTTACCCACCCGTGCCATGGCACTGGATGTACTGAGCTTGCAATGCAATGCAGCGTATGAAACCGCATTCACCAAAGCACTGCAAGACAGTAGCTACAGTGTAGCCGGTGCAGCACTGGAAAGCCTTGCCCGCCTGGATGCCAACAAAGCCATTGCTTCTGCCAAGGCACAAGAGCAGGATGCTAAAGGCCGGCTGAAAGCGGCCTTGCAAATTGTAGATTACCTGAAGAAAGACACCGCACAAGCCAGCACCGTATTGGCCGATTTTAAAAAAATGGCCTTCTTCGAAAAACTGCAAGCAGCTAACGGTATGCTGTACTATGCCAACCGACTTACTGATGTAAGCAACTTTAAAAAAGCCGCCGGCAGCGCCATTGAAGTGTACAAAATGTTGCGCATGGATTTTCAGGGATGGCAAACCAATATGCTTTCTACATTGCGTTGGATGATAGCAGTTCGCCAACAGGCACTTTCCAACAATCCGAACAATACCTTGCTTCAAGAACAACTGAAATACCTGCAGGATAAAACAGGACTTTAA
- a CDS encoding T9SS type A sorting domain-containing protein: MVEIRDASNQLVSSSNAEVIAEISNGLGGTLGGTKKVTAVNGVATFTDLTFTGAKGINYTITFKSGPLLAYEPFDYANGTGYASMNGGIGWKGSWQSVHPNFSDFTISNAGFTYTDYSTTGNRATVPGGGSADAGRFLGSATNAYNNEVWLSMLADYNVQGGGFSNIRFINTATSSVTGGVGGNDSYANWTILNNNLNNTVFTTTPLNGTTRLVLLKIDYSNSTSSLWMDPTVVGFDGTQTPSLTVNFAPVFDKIELFNRNAGRSTDEITIASTYQAALHLTGNLTAASSTTLSYPAYAGGTGTSLDPYQITEWEHLYNVSINLNAYFKLMNDLDENTAGYATYASATANSNAGWIPLGNSSQPFSGVFNGDGHIIKELRINRASQSDMGLFGVVQGSSAIIQQVYLQNAQVVAQGNAGTLIGRLYASATHCGATGSVQGNFLVGGLIGKLESGASVSYSYAHATANSSVNAGGLVGDNFGTISNCYATGNVTCSQYTAGGLVGYNMYGVIQNSFSTGSATALGDIGGLVGTNSGQDYDFFLDMPIYIDGVVTNSYWDTQSSGNATSPAGTGKTTSEMKDAATFSSWNFTVGTGIWSIKTAAGSGYISYPYLQNNYYDAPQASPARIPIPGLTVVPFIWQGNVSNDAGSGSNWSNGTVPPNGATIQLSATAQNDLVLSTDLSLFSLDFNGSGRKVVLGNQQLTVRNISNANATNYIQTNGTGKLLVPIVNAGSVTLPVGNSAYNPVTITNNSGATDDFTVRVIDAVYKNASSGDIVVEDHISRTWDIGKTNANGGSGIDFTFYWNEAEEDGTYINLYLYHHDGTQWTRQTGTTSFNLTNNTLSYTGYTGSFSPFAIVEGSTILPATGLQLAASCNNKNTLLQWSTLTESNTSHFDVQHSISNSNWITIGTVKASGNSNVQQRYSYTDQQNAAVAQYRLLLVDKDGKTSISNTVSVNCAIAPALLSIPNPVGNSIRFSALPAGKLYQANVFANNGQLLFKGNITNGTVISTAAWLPGVYQLQLSDANGTLLQQKILKQ; the protein is encoded by the coding sequence GTGGTTGAAATAAGGGATGCCAGCAATCAACTGGTGAGCAGCAGCAATGCCGAAGTAATTGCTGAAATCAGCAACGGACTGGGTGGAACACTTGGTGGTACAAAAAAAGTGACCGCAGTAAATGGTGTAGCTACTTTTACTGACCTCACATTTACCGGCGCCAAGGGCATTAATTATACCATCACGTTTAAGTCGGGTCCGCTATTGGCATACGAGCCTTTTGACTATGCCAATGGCACTGGATATGCCAGCATGAACGGCGGCATCGGCTGGAAGGGCAGCTGGCAATCGGTGCATCCCAACTTCTCAGATTTTACCATCAGCAACGCTGGATTTACCTACACCGATTACAGCACTACTGGCAACAGAGCAACAGTACCCGGTGGTGGTAGTGCCGATGCTGGCAGGTTTTTAGGTTCGGCTACCAATGCATACAATAATGAAGTGTGGCTTTCTATGCTGGCTGACTACAATGTGCAAGGAGGCGGCTTCAGCAATATTCGTTTTATCAATACCGCTACCAGCAGTGTAACGGGTGGTGTAGGCGGCAACGACAGTTATGCCAACTGGACTATCCTCAACAATAATTTAAACAACACAGTGTTTACCACTACACCGTTGAATGGTACTACCCGGTTGGTATTGCTGAAAATTGATTACAGCAATAGTACTTCTTCCTTGTGGATGGATCCGACAGTTGTAGGATTTGATGGCACACAAACCCCATCGCTGACAGTGAACTTTGCTCCGGTATTTGACAAGATAGAATTGTTCAACCGCAATGCAGGCCGCTCCACCGATGAAATTACCATAGCCAGCACTTATCAGGCAGCCTTGCATTTAACGGGCAATCTTACAGCAGCCAGTTCAACCACGCTCAGCTACCCTGCTTATGCCGGCGGTACAGGTACCAGTCTCGACCCTTATCAGATTACTGAATGGGAGCATCTATACAATGTAAGCATCAACCTCAATGCCTACTTTAAACTGATGAATGACCTGGATGAAAACACGGCAGGTTATGCAACCTATGCCAGTGCAACGGCCAACAGCAATGCCGGATGGATACCATTGGGCAATAGCAGTCAGCCGTTTTCGGGAGTGTTTAATGGTGATGGTCACATCATTAAAGAGCTGCGTATCAACAGGGCTTCACAATCTGACATGGGTTTATTTGGAGTAGTACAAGGCAGCTCTGCCATCATTCAGCAGGTGTATTTGCAAAATGCACAGGTAGTAGCACAGGGCAATGCCGGAACGCTGATTGGCAGATTGTATGCATCGGCCACGCACTGTGGCGCCACTGGTAGCGTACAAGGTAACTTTCTTGTAGGCGGACTTATAGGCAAGCTGGAAAGCGGCGCATCTGTAAGCTATTCCTATGCACATGCTACAGCCAATAGCAGTGTGAATGCAGGAGGTTTGGTAGGCGATAATTTTGGCACCATCAGTAACTGCTATGCCACCGGCAACGTAACCTGCTCTCAGTATACGGCCGGCGGTCTTGTTGGCTACAATATGTATGGCGTTATACAAAACTCATTCAGCACGGGTAGCGCTACAGCCTTGGGAGATATTGGCGGCCTGGTAGGTACAAACAGTGGACAAGATTATGATTTCTTTCTTGACATGCCGATTTATATTGATGGTGTAGTAACCAACTCTTATTGGGATACCCAAAGCTCGGGTAATGCTACCTCGCCAGCAGGCACAGGCAAAACCACCAGCGAAATGAAAGATGCCGCTACATTTAGCAGTTGGAACTTTACAGTCGGCACTGGTATCTGGTCTATCAAAACTGCCGCCGGCAGCGGATACATTTCCTATCCTTATTTGCAAAACAATTACTACGATGCTCCACAAGCCAGCCCGGCCCGCATCCCCATTCCGGGGCTCACTGTCGTACCCTTTATCTGGCAAGGAAATGTGAGCAACGATGCTGGCAGCGGCAGTAACTGGAGCAATGGTACTGTACCACCCAACGGAGCAACCATTCAGTTAAGCGCTACAGCACAAAATGATTTGGTTTTGAGTACAGATTTGTCATTGTTCAGCCTCGACTTTAATGGCAGCGGCCGTAAAGTGGTACTGGGCAATCAGCAACTGACTGTCCGCAACATTAGCAATGCCAATGCAACAAATTATATCCAAACCAATGGTACCGGAAAACTGCTTGTACCCATTGTCAATGCTGGCAGCGTTACATTGCCTGTGGGCAACAGCGCCTATAATCCGGTAACCATTACCAACAACAGCGGTGCTACCGACGACTTTACGGTAAGGGTGATAGATGCCGTGTACAAAAATGCCAGCAGCGGTGATATAGTAGTAGAAGACCACATCAGCCGCACCTGGGATATTGGCAAAACCAATGCCAACGGGGGCAGCGGCATCGACTTTACTTTCTACTGGAACGAAGCCGAAGAAGATGGCACATATATCAATCTCTACTTATACCATCATGATGGTACCCAATGGACCCGCCAAACCGGTACTACTAGCTTCAATCTTACCAACAACACCCTTTCCTATACTGGCTATACCGGCAGCTTCTCTCCCTTTGCCATTGTAGAAGGCAGCACCATTTTGCCCGCAACAGGCCTGCAATTGGCAGCCAGCTGCAACAACAAAAACACACTGCTGCAATGGAGCACACTTACAGAAAGCAACACAAGCCATTTCGATGTACAGCACAGCATTAGCAATAGCAACTGGATAACTATTGGCACCGTAAAAGCAAGTGGCAATAGCAATGTACAACAACGATACAGCTACACCGATCAACAAAATGCAGCAGTAGCTCAGTACCGTTTGTTGCTGGTAGATAAAGACGGCAAAACAAGTATCTCCAATACAGTATCCGTTAATTGTGCTATCGCCCCTGCTTTACTCAGCATTCCAAATCCTGTTGGCAATAGCATCCGTTTTTCAGCATTGCCAGCGGGCAAATTGTATCAGGCAAATGTGTTTGCCAATAATGGTCAACTACTGTTTAAAGGCAATATCACCAATGGCACTGTCATCAGTACTGCAGCATGGCTACCTGGCGTGTATCAGTTACAACTCTCAGATGCAAATGGAACTTTGCTACAGCAAAAAATATTGAAACAATAA
- a CDS encoding acyl-CoA thioesterase, translating into MQNRKAAHLLGRLFCAYFYHMFTIPSHAFQVPIHIGESDIDALNHVNNTVYLRWVQDVATAHWETLTTATQRQQYWWVVRRHEIDYLRPCILGDTITAYTWVHSAQGKASDRIVVFQHNETGKTIAQVKTTWILVDPATQRGTTIPEELLRSLGL; encoded by the coding sequence ATGCAAAACCGAAAGGCGGCTCATTTATTGGGTCGCCTTTTTTGTGCTTACTTTTACCACATGTTTACCATTCCATCCCATGCTTTTCAAGTACCAATACACATAGGCGAGTCAGACATTGATGCATTGAATCATGTCAACAATACCGTGTATCTGCGATGGGTGCAGGATGTGGCGACTGCCCATTGGGAAACGCTGACCACTGCAACGCAAAGACAACAATATTGGTGGGTAGTTCGCAGGCACGAAATAGATTATTTGCGGCCCTGCATACTTGGCGATACCATTACGGCTTACACATGGGTACACTCCGCCCAAGGAAAAGCCAGCGATCGCATTGTGGTGTTTCAGCACAACGAAACCGGCAAAACCATAGCACAGGTAAAAACCACTTGGATACTGGTAGACCCCGCTACACAAAGAGGCACGACTATTCCGGAGGAGTTGCTGCGCAGCTTAGGGTTGTAA
- a CDS encoding exo-alpha-sialidase, protein MKSFCFFFIAVLLFTTACQQPAIRLAEEVTYLTLQQTDSGKYQTPSLVKAPDGSVYLSYQWQQGDSAALYFASLQNNAWTKPSLIAAGKYWFVNWADYPTMAVADSGRMLASYLVKSDTGKFTYDIHLASSADAGKSWEHAGLLHQDGIHAEHGFVSLLPYQQGFFASWLDGRNATAGHNMPAGHEGHAGAMSLRAATLGYTGKVQQEWELDSRTCDCCQTTAAITNDGPVVVYRDRSEREVRDMSVVKWMNNSWTEPKNVLLQNWVMPGCPVNGPRMAANGQRIAAVLFSSPNDSASVQVVFSADGGINFGKGIRIDEGATIGRVDIDWINENTAIVSWMDNEKIQMRTVSTAGEISAVKTVAVTSAKRAGGFPQLCYSNGFVYVAWTDVETQRIKTARIAVHRSYSLQP, encoded by the coding sequence ATGAAATCTTTCTGCTTTTTTTTCATTGCTGTTTTACTTTTTACAACTGCATGCCAGCAACCTGCTATCAGGCTGGCTGAAGAAGTAACGTACCTTACATTACAGCAAACCGATAGCGGTAAATACCAAACGCCTTCGCTTGTAAAAGCACCCGATGGTTCAGTATACCTGAGCTATCAGTGGCAGCAAGGCGATAGTGCCGCCTTGTATTTTGCTTCATTGCAAAACAATGCATGGACAAAACCATCGCTGATTGCAGCCGGCAAGTATTGGTTTGTTAATTGGGCTGATTACCCAACCATGGCCGTGGCCGATAGTGGCCGTATGCTGGCCAGCTATCTTGTAAAAAGCGATACCGGAAAATTTACCTACGATATTCATTTGGCCAGTAGTGCCGATGCCGGCAAAAGCTGGGAGCATGCGGGTTTGCTGCATCAGGATGGCATACACGCCGAGCATGGCTTTGTGAGCCTCCTGCCTTATCAGCAAGGTTTTTTTGCCAGCTGGCTCGATGGTCGCAATGCTACTGCAGGCCACAATATGCCTGCGGGGCATGAAGGGCATGCAGGTGCCATGAGCTTGCGGGCTGCTACGTTGGGCTACACTGGCAAGGTTCAACAAGAATGGGAGCTGGACAGCCGCACCTGCGATTGTTGTCAAACTACGGCTGCTATTACTAATGATGGTCCGGTGGTGGTGTACCGAGATCGATCTGAAAGAGAAGTACGTGATATGAGTGTAGTGAAGTGGATGAACAACAGTTGGACTGAGCCAAAGAATGTGTTGCTGCAAAATTGGGTAATGCCTGGCTGCCCGGTAAACGGACCACGAATGGCAGCTAACGGTCAACGCATTGCTGCAGTGTTGTTTTCATCACCCAATGATTCAGCCTCAGTGCAGGTTGTTTTTTCTGCAGATGGCGGTATCAACTTCGGGAAAGGCATTCGTATAGACGAAGGGGCAACTATTGGCCGGGTAGACATTGATTGGATAAATGAAAACACAGCCATCGTAAGCTGGATGGACAATGAAAAAATCCAGATGAGAACAGTGAGTACTGCTGGAGAAATCAGTGCCGTAAAAACAGTGGCTGTTACATCGGCCAAAAGAGCCGGTGGTTTTCCGCAGCTTTGCTACAGCAATGGTTTTGTGTATGTGGCTTGGACAGATGTGGAAACACAACGAATCAAAACAGCCCGCATTGCTGTGCATCGTTCTTATTCATTACAACCCTAA
- a CDS encoding TPM domain-containing protein, whose product MRYFLSIVLICCMGLLQAQPIPKAPNPPRLVNDLTGKVLQPDQIAHLEQKLVAYDDSTSIQIAVVIVNSLGGYEPVEYATELGRQWKVGNKKTNNGVVLLISIEEGNRKVFIAPGYGLEGALPDITCKQIVENEIIPNFKQDNYYRGIDEATDAIIKASQGEYKAPAGYKKKGKGGGSAVVFVIIFIVVIFILSSRGGGGGGMASRRGYRDTIPPFSGFLVVAVAAREAVAGAAAVAAASVVLVAVALAAVVPAAAGKHN is encoded by the coding sequence ATGAGATACTTTCTTTCCATTGTACTGATTTGCTGCATGGGGCTGTTGCAAGCTCAGCCCATCCCAAAGGCACCCAACCCGCCAAGGTTGGTCAACGACCTCACGGGTAAAGTGCTGCAGCCCGATCAGATAGCACACCTGGAACAAAAGCTGGTGGCTTATGATGATTCTACTTCGATACAAATAGCCGTGGTGATTGTGAACTCACTGGGTGGTTACGAACCTGTAGAATATGCTACTGAGCTGGGCCGCCAATGGAAAGTGGGCAACAAGAAAACGAACAACGGCGTTGTATTGCTGATAAGCATTGAAGAAGGCAATCGCAAAGTATTCATTGCACCCGGCTATGGCTTGGAAGGTGCTCTGCCCGACATTACCTGCAAGCAAATTGTAGAAAACGAAATCATCCCCAACTTTAAGCAAGACAATTATTACAGGGGTATTGATGAAGCTACAGATGCTATTATTAAAGCCTCGCAGGGAGAATACAAAGCTCCTGCCGGTTACAAGAAAAAAGGCAAAGGCGGAGGCAGTGCCGTCGTATTCGTCATCATTTTTATTGTGGTTATTTTCATTCTCAGCTCCCGTGGCGGTGGCGGTGGTGGCATGGCCAGTCGTCGTGGTTATCGCGATACTATCCCCCCATTTTCTGGTTTCCTGGTGGTAGCGGTGGCAGCTCGGGAGGCGGTGGCTGGAGCGGCGGCGGTGGCGGCGGCTTCGGTGGTTTTGGTGGCGGTAGCTTTGGCGGCGGTGGTGCCGGCGGCAGCTGGTAAACATAATTGA
- a CDS encoding TPM domain-containing protein, translating into MSFFRRSTSSAARYISHSDNERIIDAIRAAEMRTSGEVRVFFESRCRFVNPIDRAAEVFFGLQMDHTHQRNGVLVYVAFKDRQFAIFADEGIYREMGADYWNTEAGKMLASFAKQDYVDGLVTVIYDIGEALQTYFPYDQKGDKNELPDDIVFGK; encoded by the coding sequence GTGTCATTTTTCCGACGTTCTACTTCTTCTGCAGCCCGGTACATTTCGCATAGCGATAATGAACGCATCATAGATGCCATTAGAGCTGCTGAAATGCGCACCAGTGGCGAAGTGCGGGTGTTCTTCGAATCCCGTTGCCGCTTCGTCAATCCCATCGACCGGGCTGCAGAAGTTTTTTTCGGTTTGCAAATGGATCATACCCATCAGCGCAATGGCGTGTTGGTGTATGTCGCATTTAAAGACCGTCAGTTTGCCATTTTTGCCGATGAAGGCATTTACCGCGAAATGGGCGCTGACTACTGGAATACAGAAGCCGGCAAAATGCTGGCCAGCTTTGCCAAACAAGATTATGTAGATGGTTTGGTAACCGTTATTTATGATATAGGCGAAGCGTTGCAAACTTATTTTCCTTACGATCAGAAAGGCGATAAAAACGAACTGCCCGACGATATTGTGTTTGGCAAATAA